TGGTTAGATTTAGtttgttaattaatttattaggtCCTCGCATAGGCATAGGTATGTATAAACATGGcactgatgttttttttttactagggAATATGAAAACGAAAGGACGATCCTACTAAATCAATTCGCGGACCAAGTTATGGGCGTGCTGAATGGACGTTTGAGAGAAAAGGGACCAAGCCTCATCATGCCAGACTTTACGCTGAACACTCCCAATGGAATGGTACAATAAGCAACTTATTATTTCAATATAAGGTGCTGGGAAAACTATTaagttaggtataggtttagCTTAAAAGCTTAGCTTACTATGCCTTAGGCCGGGTTCTCACTATATCGTATCGTAACGACAGTACCTAATTGTACCGTCCTATCCTATACCTATGTGAATACCTCCATTTGAAAATACAGACCACGACGCACGACTATCTGTCGTAGGACGCAGCCTTAGAGCGTTTTTACACTTTTTACCGTTTCCGTTCcttatcggatgtaggatcctacaatAGGATCCTACGAAAATTGGTTCGACAATGCTACGGTCTGCTTAAAAGGCCAGCATGCCATGCCATGACGTCACGGCAGGCGGCTGATACGCTGTGCCCACCGCGGGTGCCTGAGGGTGTGGGCCTActgcgaacaccgaagttcggtGTTCCTCGGGCATCTTTACGCCGTAATTGGAgtgaaagagaaagatgcccacaTTTTGCGAACTTCGGTCACACGGCGGAACACGGTCGTCGCGATGCTAACCGAACTGAGCATTCGCTAAAATCTCTCGCTCGTCAATCTACtgtcgcggggcgaggtaattAGAGTaggggcggggcggtgcgtggccgttctgtatgataatacctactatttattacttattctgtgcttcggtgttcacggtaggccctctgcttgACCACACGCCGTGCTGCGGATGACTGCCACATATCAGTAAACTGTATTAAACGATAATTTCGTAAAATTGTTTTCCTGTAGCAAATAAAGCTGTACGATGGTACCGTTCGCGGTCTAGACACCATGTACCGGCGCTCCGTCACCACCGGCAAACATGTCGGCGAAGTGCGCCACGTCAACACCGACATCGGTTTCAGCGGACTAAAGGTACCTCGACTAGTAGAATACTTTAATACGATTCAAATAACATTAGAGCTGTCAAAACCCCACTGAACTGCGCCACTTTTACCTTTCAAGATGTAACTGTTTCACTTTCAGACGGAGTATAGATACGACACGTACGTGACGACCGGCATGCCACCGATGTCCGGGGTGTTCGTGCTCAACTCCGAAGACATCAGCGCACACATGGCTCTCCAGGTCGTCGGATACAAGCCTTCTGTCCCGGACCTACTTTTCACCATCTTGGGACATGGAAAGTAAGTTATTTTAGAGTACACGTACCCGTTGCCCGTCGTGCTtcgtttttgtataaaatactaaatcAGTAATGTCAAACTAAGTTGACGAGTGCTCATTCAAAAATGTCTGATAACTTTACAAGCTAAATATTCTGTAAGATcccttaattatttttatattagttcttgccttttatattaattattattttgctGATCAGTAACGCAAGCCCCCTTTTCCAGACCATCGCTGACGGTTGAAGGGCCCGCCAGTAGAATAATCGCTAACTTCAAACACCTTTTAGAACATCAGGTCATTTCAATTATGAGCAGCACGCTCATACACCACATACTTTCTTTGAGTGCTTTGACAAAGTGTGGTAAGCATTATTTCaatattaaatgtttatttttgctGAGTAGCTTAGGTACCAAGTCAacatattattttatctttaaatATGTTATAGATCCGCAACTTCCTGTAAAAGACCATGAAGAGGATAGAGAAAAATATATTACTGAAAAAACAATTACTGAGGATTATGAAGACGACGATATAACTACGCCAATGGAACCTACTAATAATGATGATACAGAAATGCCAGATAATAACGATAATGATGAACCATCTCCCGATAGTAACGATGAACCTACTGAACAGCCAGATACCGAAGACGACCAACAAACCGAACCGCCAGATAATAACGATGAACCTACTGAACAGCCAGATTATACCGAAGATGACCAACAAACTGAACCGCCAGAGAATGATGATAGTGATGAACCAACTGAAGAACCACAATATACTGAGGACGATAGTTCTACTGAACCGGCGTATCCTAACGACGATGATAGCAAGAAACCTGAGTATGCTTTTGTTAGAAAAGAAAGCGTAGAATTAGAACTACCCCCAAAAGATGGTTCAGAAAAAGGAGAATCATATAAAATAGATCATAATGAAACATTCAGTCTGACAAAGTTAAATAATGAAAATGACGGTGATAGAAAAGTATTGGCTGCTGATTACGATGAAACACCAAAAAAAGACTATCGTGGTGAGATAGTAAAGCTTAAGACGAGCGACGGCGAGTCAGACTGATCCGACAAAATATTCCTAAATTAATATAActagtatgtatatatatgtatatactagTGTAACGAATGattttttcaatataaataacatttacgATTTATTATATCCTTTTCTTAGATTCCTATTACGTGTCTCAATTTCCTATACTACTTAAATGAATGAAATGTTTATAATGTGTATCTATTATACACattataaacattttatttagtataggtatttgactgtatttaaaataaattattttacatgaagacagcagttatttttagacacaatttctat
The genomic region above belongs to Cydia splendana chromosome 13, ilCydSple1.2, whole genome shotgun sequence and contains:
- the LOC134796192 gene encoding uncharacterized protein LOC134796192 isoform X6, encoding MFKQVMNNNKRKLFILFCILYLTPLSQCKVAHRRNDDVGTNTEQPNSAIADESKGDQPNAIGVDGPEGDQPINEVDGPAGDQPVDEVDGPEGDQPIDEVDGPEEDQPINEVDGPEGDQSINEDDVTKEDQPNSIDADGTNGQKQKLDDPENPNGCWISLNEQSHFAKMSQLEKKYKDVREAYAKAIDTQKFNERMLEALAQRRGIAERALQKFEGNPNVIPAGLNLGTYCMMRMPASVLFFYRLKLRNNTRFTVNFIHNDVEQLTLSMRLSLNDLHLVGEYERALTSSMEPSQLYYRPNKGEVEFLLKDVKYKVEGRYRLLDGRFHIEHIISEIPPMQILMRYSLDSDGKSVPLDPNSLKDYLNRMQTDLDHWLKDYFNDFLMLYEVEEAQKNKQIQEYENERTILLNQFADQVMGVLNGRLREKGPSLIMPDFTLNTPNGMQIKLYDGTVRGLDTMYRRSVTTGKHVGEVRHVNTDIGFSGLKTEYRYDTYVTTGMPPMSGVFVLNSEDISAHMALQVVGYKPSVPDLLFTILGHGKPSLTVEGPASRIIANFKHLLEHQVISIMSSTLIHHILSLSALTKCDPQLPVKDHEEDREKYITEKTITEDYEDDDITTPMEPTNNDDTEMPDNNDNDEPSPDSNDEPTEQPDTEDDQQTEPPDNNDEPTEQPDYTEDDQQTEPPENDDSDEPTEEPQYTEDDSSTEPAYPNDDDSKKPEYAFVRKESVELELPPKDGSEKGESYKIDHNETFSLTKLNNENDGDRKVLAADYDETPKKDYRGEIVKLKTSDGESD
- the LOC134796192 gene encoding uncharacterized protein LOC134796192 isoform X7; the encoded protein is MFKQVMNNNKRKLFILFCILYLTPLSQCKVAHRRNDDVGTNTEQPNSAIADESKGDQPNAIGVDGPEGDQPINEVDVTKEDQPNSIDADGTNGQKQKLDDPENPNGCWISLNEQSHFAKMSQLEKKYKDVREAYAKAIDTQKFNERMLEALAQRRGIAERALQKFEGNPNVIPAGLNLGTYCMMRMPASVLFFYRLKLRNNTRFTVNFIHNDVEQLTLSMRLSLNDLHLVGEYERALTSSMEPSQLYYRPNKGEVEFLLKDVKYKVEGRYRLLDGRFHIEHIISEIPPMQILMRYSLDSDGKSVPLDPNSLKDYLNRMQTDLDHWLKDYFNDFLMLYEVEEAQKNKQIQEYENERTILLNQFADQVMGVLNGRLREKGPSLIMPDFTLNTPNGMQIKLYDGTVRGLDTMYRRSVTTGKHVGEVRHVNTDIGFSGLKTEYRYDTYVTTGMPPMSGVFVLNSEDISAHMALQVVGYKPSVPDLLFTILGHGKPSLTVEGPASRIIANFKHLLEHQVISIMSSTLIHHILSLSALTKCDPQLPVKDHEEDREKYITEKTITEDYEDDDITTPMEPTNNDDTEMPDNNDNDEPSPDSNDEPTEQPDTEDDQQTEPPDNNDEPTEQPDYTEDDQQTEPPENDDSDEPTEEPQYTEDDSSTEPAYPNDDDSKKPEYAFVRKESVELELPPKDGSEKGESYKIDHNETFSLTKLNNENDGDRKVLAADYDETPKKDYRGEIVKLKTSDGESD